TTTTATACATCCCTTTCATTCATAATAAGTCTTAGAACGGTATTTGCCTGATGATTAGCCGCTATGCATACTCTTGGTGCCATTAGACCACATCCCGGCTTTGCTTCTTTTATACCGTCACCTACCAGATAAAAATTATCTTTAATTTTTCTAGTTATTATTGTATTGTTAGAAAAGTAGCCAGCTAATCCAGAAGCAGCAACAACAATTTTTTCAGGCATTTCATTTAGTACTGTATTTACTAATGTTGCTTTAGAATGAGGATTGTCAAAAGCTTCTACTATAATGTCAACTTCTTTAAAAATTTCAGTAATATTGTTTTCGTCCAAATACGCATTTTTTATGTCTACATTAACAAATGGATTGATTTGAGTAATGATATCTTTCATAGCATCTGTCTTAAACATACCTATATGTTTTACAAAATATTGCTGCCTATTTAGATTACTAGGTTCAACTACATCAAAATCTACTAAAAGAAGTCTGCCTATACCTATCCTTGCTAACGAAATTGCCACATTAGAACCAAGTCCGCCAAGTCCTGCAATACCTATATAAGCCTTCTTTACTCTTTCATGAACTCCAGGTGTATGACGTGCAATTAATAGAGCTTCTAATTCATCTTTATTGGGAATTTCACCACGTTTAATCAATGTTAATCTATCATTTTCCTTTAAAGCCATATCTTTTTTTATAATAAATCCATTTAATACCACTATATCTGCATCTTTTTTTACATTGTCTCTTACTTCAAAGGCTGTAGTGCCTTCCCTTATACTAAAATTTCTTTCATTTATAAATATGTTCAAATTAACCGCCTCCTACAAAACTCACTATTTCAACTTTATCTTCTTTATTTATTATTCTATCTGTATACTTTTCTTTAGGAACTATTTCAAAATTAACCTCTACAACAACCTTATCTTTATCTATCCCAAGACTTTTAAGAAGATTATCTATTGTTATTTCTGTTTCAAAACTCATTTCTTTTCCGTTAACTATCACCTTAATCCCTCCTTTCTGCTAAATTGGCAAATTGAAAAGAAAAAGGGAAGCTATCTAACGCTTCCCTCATAACCAAATAAGTCTGTATAAATAAAAATCACAAATTCCTAGAGAATTTGTGATAAATTACGAACACAAAACTTCCCTACGATGGTATTACCCACATCAGGTTATGAGGGTCAGAGATAACATCTCTTTCTCAGCCTATCACTATAGGCTCCCCTAGTTGTGCAAATATTCTATTTAAAAAGTTCTACAAAGATAATAACACATGTTTTTAAATTTTACAACTAGCAGAAACACTTCTTATTGTATCTAC
This region of Caloranaerobacter sp. TR13 genomic DNA includes:
- the thiF gene encoding sulfur carrier protein ThiS adenylyltransferase ThiF — encoded protein: MNIFINERNFSIREGTTAFEVRDNVKKDADIVVLNGFIIKKDMALKENDRLTLIKRGEIPNKDELEALLIARHTPGVHERVKKAYIGIAGLGGLGSNVAISLARIGIGRLLLVDFDVVEPSNLNRQQYFVKHIGMFKTDAMKDIITQINPFVNVDIKNAYLDENNITEIFKEVDIIVEAFDNPHSKATLVNTVLNEMPEKIVVAASGLAGYFSNNTIITRKIKDNFYLVGDGIKEAKPGCGLMAPRVCIAANHQANTVLRLIMNERDV
- the thiS gene encoding sulfur carrier protein ThiS, which translates into the protein MIVNGKEMSFETEITIDNLLKSLGIDKDKVVVEVNFEIVPKEKYTDRIINKEDKVEIVSFVGGG